A region of Nocardioides alkalitolerans DNA encodes the following proteins:
- a CDS encoding glycoside hydrolase family 6 protein: MNSRSGDDEVPARPDTPRRPSGELPGHVRRPDHVRRADPAAVAAANQTGRQQRTGPSPSEVAEARRQQRKRRRRVWIVGAVVVLVAAVVIALSLRHGPLARNLPGGADPQETNPFEGRDLYVASGTQAAAAADAARSAGEARDAEVLDRLADVPTATWLTPEALPRGQVGTFVRGIAEAALEADDAAVLVVYGITDRDCSGELSAGGLPPADYAAWVGEIASAAGTADGHASVVLEPDGLASTFDCGNTDQRVGQLAGAIGSLVDADVPTYVDAGHSNWRSVDEMADLLRRVDVSRVRGFSTNVAAYQSDADERAYAEELSAALGGAHYVIDSGRNGAPSPASGDWCNPSARLLGQEPAAVTGGGNQDARLWIKPPGESDGTCNRGPDAGTFWVERAVEMAFASGW; encoded by the coding sequence ATGAACAGCCGCTCGGGCGACGACGAGGTCCCGGCTCGTCCCGACACCCCCCGTCGTCCCTCCGGCGAGCTCCCCGGGCACGTGCGTCGACCCGACCACGTGCGGCGCGCCGACCCTGCCGCCGTGGCGGCTGCGAACCAGACCGGTCGGCAGCAGCGCACGGGACCGTCTCCCTCCGAGGTCGCCGAGGCCCGCCGCCAGCAGCGCAAGCGGCGCCGCCGGGTCTGGATCGTCGGCGCGGTCGTCGTGCTGGTGGCGGCCGTGGTCATCGCCCTCTCGCTCCGGCACGGCCCGCTGGCCCGCAACCTCCCCGGCGGGGCGGACCCGCAGGAGACGAACCCCTTCGAGGGCCGCGACCTGTACGTCGCGAGCGGCACCCAGGCGGCCGCGGCGGCCGATGCGGCGCGGTCGGCGGGCGAGGCGCGCGACGCCGAGGTGCTCGACCGTCTCGCCGACGTGCCGACCGCGACCTGGCTCACCCCCGAGGCGCTGCCGCGGGGCCAGGTCGGAACCTTCGTGCGGGGCATCGCCGAGGCCGCGCTGGAGGCCGACGACGCGGCCGTGCTGGTCGTCTACGGCATCACGGACCGCGACTGCTCCGGCGAGCTCTCGGCGGGCGGCCTTCCCCCCGCCGACTACGCCGCGTGGGTGGGCGAGATCGCGTCCGCCGCCGGCACCGCCGACGGGCACGCCTCCGTCGTGCTCGAGCCGGACGGCCTCGCCTCGACCTTCGACTGCGGCAACACCGACCAGCGCGTCGGCCAGCTCGCGGGCGCGATCGGCAGCCTCGTCGACGCCGACGTGCCGACCTACGTCGACGCGGGTCACTCCAACTGGCGCTCGGTCGACGAGATGGCCGACCTGCTGCGCCGCGTCGACGTCTCCCGGGTGCGCGGCTTCTCCACCAACGTCGCCGCCTACCAGTCCGACGCCGACGAGCGGGCGTACGCCGAGGAGCTCAGCGCGGCGCTCGGGGGCGCCCACTACGTGATCGACAGCGGGCGCAACGGTGCGCCCTCCCCGGCCTCGGGCGACTGGTGCAACCCGTCGGCCCGCCTCCTCGGCCAGGAGCCCGCCGCGGTCACCGGCGGCGGCAACCAGGACGCCCGCCTGTGGATCA